Proteins co-encoded in one Paracrocinitomix mangrovi genomic window:
- a CDS encoding 3-oxoacyl-ACP synthase, whose product MDDRIATIKAAIDDAQASANNETKSTAGDKHDTSRAMMQLEVEQKSKQLSETLKLKETLGKFSDQNTSAIVGLGSVVETSAANYYISISAGKLNAGGSDYFAVSGASPIGQLLLGKKAGDIAQFNGKKIEISAVY is encoded by the coding sequence GTGGATGACAGGATAGCTACTATAAAAGCGGCAATTGATGATGCCCAAGCTTCTGCCAACAATGAGACAAAAAGTACAGCAGGTGATAAACATGATACTTCAAGAGCTATGATGCAGTTGGAAGTAGAACAGAAATCTAAACAACTATCTGAAACTTTAAAACTGAAAGAAACGCTTGGTAAATTCTCTGATCAAAACACTTCAGCTATTGTTGGATTGGGAAGTGTTGTAGAAACATCTGCTGCAAATTACTATATCTCTATTAGTGCAGGAAAATTGAATGCTGGTGGATCTGATTATTTTGCTGTTTCTGGCGCAAGTCCAATAGGACAATTGCTGTTGGGTAAAAAAGCGGGGGACATTGCTCAATTTAACGGAAAGAAAATTGAGATTTCTGCCGTTTATTAA
- the bioD gene encoding dethiobiotin synthase, which translates to MGNKIFVTGIGTEIGKTFCSAIVCEALHADYWKPLQAGELDDLDSLWVRDFISNAESKFHTERFLLSEPMSPHAAAKLDDIEIELSDFKVPETSNDLIIEGAGGLMVPLNDKGDMIIDLIPLVADEVILVSMNYLGSINHTLMSVDILRQRKIPIKGIIFNGDSNQDTEDVILQYTGLQCLAKIPMADSDIKEFVKEQAAILRPNLI; encoded by the coding sequence ATGGGGAATAAAATATTTGTCACCGGTATTGGAACTGAAATAGGTAAAACATTTTGCTCTGCAATAGTATGTGAGGCTTTGCATGCAGATTATTGGAAGCCTTTACAGGCTGGAGAGTTAGATGATTTAGATTCATTGTGGGTGCGCGATTTTATTTCCAATGCAGAATCAAAATTTCATACTGAGCGATTTTTATTGTCAGAACCTATGTCTCCACATGCTGCGGCTAAGCTAGACGATATTGAAATTGAATTATCTGATTTTAAAGTTCCTGAAACTTCAAATGACCTAATTATCGAAGGAGCTGGAGGTTTAATGGTTCCATTAAATGATAAAGGAGATATGATTATTGATCTTATCCCTTTAGTTGCAGATGAAGTGATTTTGGTGAGCATGAATTACTTGGGGAGCATTAATCATACATTAATGAGTGTTGACATTTTACGTCAAAGAAAAATCCCTATTAAAGGCATCATCTTTAATGGAGACTCAAATCAAGATACTGAAGATGTTATCTTACAGTATACCGGACTACAATGCTTAGCTAAAATTCCAATGGCCGATTCTGATATCAAAGAATTTGTAAAGGAGCAGGCGGCTATTCTTCGCCCTAATTTGATTTAA
- a CDS encoding aminotransferase class I/II-fold pyridoxal phosphate-dependent enzyme — translation MRNLPDSILQKLAERKKNQAFRTLMEGEGMIDFFSNDYLGLARWGTQSNLAKGSTGSRLISGNSLYATEIEKDLAVFFGMSSALFFNSGYDANLGIFSSIPQKGDTVVYDELVHASIRDGIRMSNANGFSFKHNDLDDLSLKLQRAKGAKYVAVESIYSMDGDQAPLIEIVKICNEYNAFLIVDEAHSGGIIGEKGEGLISMLNLNDEVFIKLITFGKAYGSHGALVLSSSDVRDYLINFARSLIYTTALPPETIERIYQVVHQASVMSDTREELNELINYFKEAAKDISFELLKSESPIQSIIIPGNESCKIMANKIVNQDVAVKAILSPTVSAGTERLRICLHSYNTKGEIDQLISILNGE, via the coding sequence ATGAGAAATCTTCCTGATTCTATTCTACAAAAACTAGCTGAAAGGAAGAAAAATCAAGCTTTCAGAACCTTGATGGAGGGTGAAGGAATGATAGATTTCTTCTCTAATGACTATTTAGGTTTAGCCAGATGGGGTACTCAATCTAATTTGGCAAAAGGATCAACTGGTTCAAGATTAATATCCGGTAATTCACTTTACGCAACTGAGATAGAGAAGGACCTTGCTGTTTTTTTCGGAATGTCCTCCGCTTTATTTTTCAATTCAGGTTATGACGCCAACTTGGGTATTTTTTCTTCGATACCACAAAAAGGAGATACTGTTGTTTATGATGAACTGGTACATGCTTCTATCCGTGATGGAATTCGTATGTCAAATGCCAATGGATTTTCATTCAAGCACAATGATTTGGACGATTTATCATTGAAATTGCAAAGGGCAAAAGGAGCTAAATATGTAGCCGTAGAATCTATATATTCAATGGACGGAGATCAGGCACCTTTAATTGAAATAGTTAAAATATGCAATGAGTATAATGCTTTTTTAATTGTTGATGAAGCTCATTCTGGAGGAATTATTGGTGAAAAAGGAGAGGGATTGATATCCATGTTAAATCTCAATGATGAGGTTTTTATAAAGTTAATCACCTTTGGAAAAGCTTATGGAAGCCACGGTGCTTTGGTACTTAGCTCTTCTGATGTTAGAGATTATCTCATCAATTTTGCAAGATCTTTAATTTACACTACAGCTTTGCCACCTGAAACTATTGAAAGAATTTATCAGGTTGTGCATCAGGCTTCAGTAATGAGTGATACAAGGGAAGAACTTAATGAATTGATAAACTATTTTAAGGAAGCAGCAAAAGATATTTCATTTGAATTATTGAAGAGTGAATCTCCTATCCAGAGTATTATAATCCCGGGAAATGAATCTTGTAAAATAATGGCGAATAAGATTGTTAATCAAGATGTTGCAGTTAAAGCAATTTTGTCTCCAACTGTATCTGCGGGAACCGAACGATTGAGAATTTGCTTACATTCGTATAACACCAAAGGAGAAATTGATCAGTTGATTAGCATTTTAAATGGGGAATAA
- the bioB gene encoding biotin synthase BioB translates to MKINQAYATKEKALELYNSPLMDLIYQAATVHREFHNPNEVQMSSLISIKTGGCPEDCGYCPQSAKYNTELDVHAMMGVDEVVGLAKNAKANGSSRVCMGAAWREVRDNRDFDKVVEMVQEINGMGMEVCATLGMLNEQQAERLKNAGLYAYNHNLDSSEEFYKDIISTREYQNRIDTIANAQKAGISVCSGGIIGMGETAEDRVGMLMTYVHMEQPPESIPINALVAVEGTPLEDQKPVEIWEMIRMIATSRILFPKSIIRLSAGRTQMSNESQALCFLAGASSIFAGDKLLTTPNPEFNEDKNLFDILGITPKKPFQDGEQPETKVDEKVEAAKKVRKEKEERLKEKAATKNPDFQPRKVTVE, encoded by the coding sequence ATGAAGATAAACCAAGCATACGCAACAAAAGAAAAAGCACTTGAATTGTACAATTCTCCTTTGATGGATTTGATTTATCAAGCAGCTACTGTACATAGAGAATTCCACAATCCAAATGAAGTTCAAATGAGCTCATTGATTTCAATCAAAACAGGTGGATGTCCTGAAGATTGTGGATATTGTCCTCAATCTGCCAAGTATAATACTGAATTGGATGTTCATGCCATGATGGGGGTTGATGAAGTGGTTGGATTAGCTAAAAATGCTAAAGCAAATGGATCTTCAAGAGTTTGTATGGGAGCAGCCTGGAGAGAAGTTAGAGATAACCGTGATTTTGACAAAGTTGTTGAAATGGTACAGGAGATCAATGGCATGGGAATGGAAGTTTGCGCCACTTTAGGTATGTTAAATGAACAACAAGCAGAGCGTTTAAAAAATGCCGGTTTGTACGCATACAATCACAATCTTGATTCTTCAGAAGAATTTTATAAAGACATTATCTCAACAAGAGAATACCAAAATAGAATCGATACAATTGCCAATGCTCAAAAAGCGGGTATTTCAGTTTGTTCAGGTGGAATTATTGGGATGGGAGAGACAGCAGAAGATAGAGTAGGGATGCTCATGACGTATGTGCACATGGAACAGCCACCAGAATCTATTCCAATTAATGCATTGGTTGCAGTTGAAGGTACACCATTAGAAGATCAAAAACCGGTTGAAATCTGGGAAATGATCAGAATGATTGCTACTTCAAGAATTTTATTCCCTAAGTCTATTATTAGACTTTCTGCGGGTAGAACTCAAATGTCAAATGAATCTCAAGCATTGTGTTTTCTGGCAGGTGCTTCATCAATATTTGCAGGTGATAAGTTGTTAACTACGCCTAATCCTGAATTTAATGAGGACAAAAACTTGTTTGATATCTTAGGTATCACTCCTAAAAAACCTTTTCAGGATGGTGAGCAACCGGAAACAAAAGTGGATGAAAAAGTAGAGGCAGCAAAGAAAGTGAGAAAGGAAAAAGAAGAAAGACTAAAAGAGAAAGCTGCAACTAAAAATCCTGATTTCCAGCCAAGAAAGGTTACTGTAGAATAA
- a CDS encoding toxin-antitoxin system YwqK family antitoxin, translated as MKHSLYILLAIVLIACKEHNRQPVFGGGYGIGEMKGDQRIGKWEFFRENETKESEGYFTNDLASGEWTFYYNNDSIEEISEWENGLINGKIQKFYPTGGLEYVGEYLEDRKYGFWTFYSRSGIKTAEGTYENNFKDGEWTYYYEDSGNKKALNNFRDSLPHGAIFEWYENGQVKTEGSYKYGAQEGVWKHYYSNGNLAEVSKWKRGIADSLSTTFWENGYKKQEGTYLSGLRNGKFSTWYQNGVLRSVEYFVKDLKDGVFTYYTQTGEVDAEFEYDMDKPVTR; from the coding sequence TTGAAACATTCATTGTACATATTGCTAGCAATAGTTTTAATTGCCTGTAAAGAGCATAACAGACAACCTGTGTTCGGAGGTGGTTATGGAATTGGTGAAATGAAGGGTGATCAACGAATCGGTAAGTGGGAGTTTTTCAGGGAGAATGAAACCAAAGAATCTGAAGGATACTTTACAAATGATTTGGCATCTGGTGAATGGACCTTCTACTACAATAACGATTCTATTGAAGAGATTTCTGAATGGGAAAATGGATTGATAAATGGAAAGATTCAAAAATTCTACCCTACAGGAGGCCTGGAGTATGTTGGTGAGTATTTGGAAGATAGAAAATATGGATTTTGGACTTTTTATTCAAGATCCGGAATAAAAACTGCTGAAGGAACTTACGAAAACAACTTTAAAGACGGAGAGTGGACGTATTATTACGAAGACTCAGGAAATAAAAAAGCCCTTAACAATTTTCGAGATTCACTTCCGCACGGAGCCATATTTGAATGGTATGAAAATGGACAAGTAAAAACCGAGGGAAGCTACAAATATGGCGCACAAGAGGGAGTTTGGAAGCACTATTATAGCAACGGAAATCTGGCAGAAGTTTCTAAATGGAAAAGAGGAATTGCTGATAGTCTGTCAACAACTTTTTGGGAAAATGGTTATAAAAAACAAGAAGGGACTTATCTTAGCGGTTTGAGAAATGGTAAATTTTCTACCTGGTATCAAAATGGTGTTCTGCGATCAGTAGAATATTTTGTGAAAGATTTGAAAGATGGAGTGTTTACCTATTATACTCAAACCGGAGAAGTAGACGCAGAGTTTGAATATGACATGGATAAACCGGTAACCAGATAA
- the obgE gene encoding GTPase ObgE — MSNFIDYVKIHCRSGKGGAGSTYMRREKFIPKGGPAGGDGGRGGHVILKGNEQLWTLLPLKYRKHIKADHGEPGGRNQRHGADGKDEILEVPLGTVVKDAETFEVIGEISEHGQELIVMEGGKGGKGNVHFKSATRQTPRYAQPGIPYKEGWVILELKVLADVGLVGFPNAGKSTLLSVLSAATPEIADYPFTTLVPNLGIVAYRDYRSFVMADIPGIIEGAHEGKGLGLRFLRHIERNSVLLFMVPADADDIRQEYNILVNELQQFNPELVDKPRLLAISKSDMLDDELKKEIRADLPEIPYVFISSVAQTGLTELKDMIWKELN; from the coding sequence ATGAGTAATTTTATAGATTATGTGAAGATACATTGTCGCTCTGGCAAAGGAGGCGCGGGATCAACATACATGCGCCGTGAAAAGTTTATTCCTAAGGGTGGACCTGCGGGAGGAGATGGTGGCCGTGGTGGCCACGTAATCCTTAAAGGAAATGAACAGTTATGGACCTTGTTGCCATTGAAGTATCGAAAGCATATTAAAGCAGATCATGGTGAACCGGGTGGAAGAAATCAAAGACATGGAGCAGATGGAAAAGATGAGATTTTGGAAGTTCCATTGGGTACAGTTGTAAAAGATGCAGAAACCTTTGAGGTGATAGGTGAAATTTCTGAACATGGTCAGGAATTGATTGTAATGGAAGGTGGAAAAGGTGGAAAAGGAAACGTACATTTTAAATCGGCTACCAGACAAACGCCTAGATATGCTCAACCGGGTATTCCATATAAAGAAGGCTGGGTTATTTTAGAGTTAAAGGTATTGGCTGATGTTGGGTTGGTTGGATTTCCTAATGCAGGTAAATCTACTTTACTTTCTGTATTGTCGGCCGCTACACCTGAAATTGCGGATTATCCATTTACTACCTTAGTGCCCAATTTGGGAATAGTAGCTTATAGAGATTATAGATCTTTTGTGATGGCAGATATTCCTGGGATTATTGAAGGTGCACATGAAGGAAAAGGGCTTGGACTAAGATTTTTGCGTCACATTGAGCGAAATTCAGTACTGTTATTTATGGTGCCGGCAGATGCTGACGATATTCGACAAGAATATAATATTTTGGTAAACGAGTTACAGCAATTTAATCCCGAATTGGTTGATAAGCCTAGGTTATTGGCAATTTCAAAATCAGATATGTTGGATGATGAATTGAAAAAAGAAATTCGTGCCGATTTACCTGAAATTCCTTATGTTTTCATTTCATCAGTTGCACAAACAGGCCTAACTGAGTTAAAAGATATGATTTGGAAAGAATTGAATTAA
- a CDS encoding adenylate kinase, producing MINIVIFGPPGAGKGTQAIKLVDKYNLFHISTGDVFRKNMKEQTELGVLAQSYINKGELVPDEVTIKMLISEIESNTNVEGYIFDGFPRTTPQAEALDKILAERGTSINMCLALDVEEEELKERLRKRALDSGRADDANPEVIQNRIKVYLEETSPLKAYYANQDKFVKINGHGSIDDITARLFESIDSILA from the coding sequence ATGATAAACATTGTAATATTTGGACCTCCGGGTGCCGGAAAAGGAACACAAGCCATTAAATTGGTAGATAAGTACAATTTGTTTCACATCTCAACCGGAGATGTATTTAGAAAAAATATGAAAGAACAAACTGAGCTGGGAGTATTGGCTCAGAGTTACATCAATAAAGGAGAATTGGTCCCTGATGAAGTAACGATTAAAATGTTGATTTCAGAAATTGAAAGTAATACAAATGTTGAGGGATACATTTTTGATGGATTCCCAAGAACAACTCCACAAGCAGAAGCGCTTGATAAGATATTAGCCGAAAGAGGAACTTCAATTAATATGTGCCTTGCACTGGATGTTGAAGAAGAAGAACTTAAGGAAAGATTAAGAAAAAGAGCATTGGATAGTGGTAGAGCTGATGATGCTAATCCTGAAGTAATCCAAAATAGAATTAAAGTTTATTTGGAAGAAACTTCTCCTTTAAAAGCATACTATGCAAATCAGGATAAGTTTGTTAAAATCAATGGACACGGTTCAATTGATGATATTACAGCTCGTCTTTTTGAATCAATTGATTCAATTTTAGCATAA
- the clpB gene encoding ATP-dependent chaperone ClpB, with protein sequence MNIDKLTTKSQQILAQAQTIAQSLGHQAIEPGHILKGMFETDTSVLPFLFKEFGLDENAIMRTTDSIVESYPKVSGGQLYMGNNANIMFTEAFKLAKELGDEYVSTEVLFMSLLRLNDSIGKMLKDAGLNDKKLKEAIMKLRNGDNVNSQGQEDTYQALAKYAKDLNEMAETGKLDPVIGRDEEIRRVLQILTRRTKNNPILIGEPGVGKTAIAEGIAHRIVSGDVPDNLKSRKVFSLDMGALVAGAKYKGEFEERLKSVVKEVIKSDGEIILFIDEIHTLVGAGGGGEGAMDAANILKPALARGELRAVGATTLNEYQKYFEKDKALVRRFQTVMIDEPSRDDAISILRGIKEKYENYHKVLIKDEAIIAAVELSQRYITDRQLPDKAIDLIDEAASKLRMEMNSKPEELDEIDRRIMQLEIEREAIKREKDQKKLDSIEKELAELNERRAEYQAKWQAEKDVIEGIQNANEAIEALKMEAEKAEREGDYEKVAEIRYHKLKTTEEQIANFKKELIEIQKNSKTIKEEVDAEEVAEVVSKWTGIPVSKMVESERAKLLRLEDELGKRVVGQKDAITAVSDAVRRSRAGLQDEKKPIGSFIFLGTTGVGKTELAKALAEYLFNDENAMTRIDMSEYQEKHSVSRLVGAPPGYVGYDEGGQLTEAVRRRPYSIVLMDEIEKAHPDVFNILLQVLDDGRLTDNKGRIVNFKNTIIIMTSNMGSDIIREKFENMTDKNKEAIIEDAKQSVFELLKRSIRPEFLNRIDETIMFQPLTREDVLQIVKIQFVRLQKRLAEQDINISATDEALEWLALEGYDPQFGARPVKRVIQRDLLNQLSKELLAGKIGADSDITIDMIEGKLVFLNNKKVASLN encoded by the coding sequence ATGAACATAGATAAATTAACTACAAAGTCACAGCAAATTTTGGCGCAAGCTCAAACCATTGCTCAGAGTTTGGGACATCAGGCAATTGAACCTGGACATATCCTTAAAGGAATGTTTGAGACGGATACCTCAGTGTTACCTTTCTTATTTAAAGAGTTTGGTTTGGATGAGAATGCCATAATGCGAACTACAGACAGCATTGTTGAAAGTTACCCTAAAGTTTCCGGTGGACAACTATACATGGGTAACAATGCTAACATAATGTTCACCGAGGCCTTTAAACTTGCCAAAGAATTAGGAGATGAATATGTATCAACTGAGGTTTTATTCATGTCTTTATTAAGATTAAATGACTCAATAGGCAAGATGTTAAAAGACGCCGGATTAAATGACAAAAAACTCAAAGAAGCGATTATGAAATTAAGAAATGGAGATAACGTTAACTCGCAAGGTCAAGAGGACACTTATCAAGCTTTAGCTAAGTACGCCAAGGATTTAAATGAAATGGCGGAAACAGGTAAGTTAGATCCTGTAATTGGGAGAGACGAAGAAATAAGACGTGTTCTTCAAATATTAACAAGAAGAACTAAAAACAACCCTATTTTGATTGGAGAACCTGGGGTTGGTAAAACGGCGATAGCAGAAGGTATTGCGCATAGAATTGTAAGTGGAGATGTTCCTGATAATTTAAAATCCAGAAAAGTATTTTCATTGGATATGGGAGCATTAGTTGCAGGTGCAAAATATAAAGGTGAATTTGAAGAGAGATTAAAATCTGTTGTAAAAGAGGTTATTAAATCTGATGGAGAAATCATCTTATTTATTGATGAGATTCATACGCTGGTAGGAGCCGGTGGCGGAGGTGAAGGAGCTATGGATGCTGCAAATATTCTTAAACCTGCATTGGCTAGAGGAGAATTAAGAGCAGTAGGTGCAACTACATTGAATGAGTATCAAAAGTATTTTGAGAAAGACAAAGCTTTGGTAAGAAGGTTTCAAACTGTAATGATTGATGAACCAAGCAGAGATGATGCAATTTCAATTTTACGTGGTATCAAAGAAAAATATGAGAACTATCACAAAGTATTAATCAAGGATGAAGCTATAATTGCTGCGGTAGAATTATCTCAACGTTATATTACAGATAGACAATTACCTGATAAAGCAATTGACTTGATTGATGAAGCTGCTTCTAAGTTGCGTATGGAAATGAATTCTAAACCTGAAGAGTTAGATGAAATTGATAGAAGAATAATGCAACTTGAAATTGAAAGAGAGGCCATCAAAAGAGAAAAAGATCAAAAGAAACTTGATAGTATTGAAAAAGAATTGGCTGAACTCAACGAAAGAAGAGCCGAATACCAAGCTAAATGGCAAGCAGAAAAAGATGTAATTGAAGGAATTCAAAATGCAAATGAAGCCATTGAAGCATTAAAAATGGAAGCGGAAAAAGCCGAAAGAGAAGGTGATTATGAGAAAGTAGCTGAGATCAGATATCACAAATTAAAAACAACAGAAGAGCAAATTGCCAACTTCAAAAAAGAGTTGATAGAAATTCAAAAAAATTCTAAAACAATCAAAGAAGAAGTTGATGCAGAAGAAGTAGCAGAAGTTGTTTCTAAATGGACCGGAATTCCGGTTTCTAAAATGGTTGAATCTGAGAGAGCCAAATTATTGAGATTGGAAGATGAGCTTGGTAAAAGAGTTGTTGGACAGAAAGATGCTATTACAGCAGTATCTGATGCAGTAAGAAGAAGCAGAGCGGGATTACAAGATGAGAAAAAACCAATTGGATCATTCATCTTTTTGGGAACAACAGGTGTTGGTAAAACTGAATTAGCTAAAGCGCTGGCAGAATATCTATTCAATGACGAAAATGCTATGACTAGAATTGATATGAGTGAATACCAGGAAAAACACTCTGTGAGTAGACTAGTTGGAGCACCTCCGGGATACGTTGGATATGATGAAGGTGGACAATTAACAGAGGCTGTAAGAAGAAGACCATACTCAATTGTATTAATGGATGAAATTGAAAAAGCACATCCTGATGTATTTAACATCTTATTGCAAGTATTGGATGATGGAAGGTTAACGGACAATAAAGGTAGAATAGTAAACTTCAAGAATACAATTATCATCATGACCTCAAACATGGGATCTGATATTATCAGAGAGAAGTTTGAAAACATGACAGATAAAAACAAAGAAGCTATTATTGAAGATGCTAAACAAAGTGTATTTGAATTGTTGAAGAGAAGTATTCGTCCGGAGTTTTTGAATAGAATTGATGAGACAATTATGTTCCAGCCTTTAACAAGAGAGGATGTATTACAGATTGTTAAAATCCAATTTGTAAGATTACAAAAACGATTAGCTGAACAGGATATCAATATCTCTGCGACAGATGAAGCTTTGGAGTGGTTGGCATTAGAGGGTTACGACCCACAATTTGGGGCCAGACCGGTTAAACGTGTCATCCAAAGAGACTTATTGAATCAATTGTCCAAGGAATTATTAGCTGGTAAAATTGGAGCAGATAGCGACATCACTATAGACATGATTGAAGGAAAGTTGGTCTTTTTAAATAATAAAAAAGTAGCCAGTTTAAACTAA
- a CDS encoding NAD(P)-dependent oxidoreductase: MKVAFVDTVHEALWNGLTDNGFDCYDCTQTSIDEIISKAFDFEGIVVRSRFPMNAEFLDHFGELKFIARSGAGMENIDLEYCERRSIQLFNAPEGNRNAVAEHALGMLLCMFNKIHTADREVRSGIWDREGNRGVELDGKKVGIIGYGNNGAAFAKKLKGFDVEVLAYDKYKTGFENDHVKEVSMDELMYMSDVVSLHIPQNEETLALIDATFIKKMKKPFYLINLSRGKIVKTADLLLGINDGKVLGACLDVLEYEKSSFENMFENENMSDSFKALLNSEKVLLSPHVGGWTVESYQKLSEVLLAKILAHYKDELH; encoded by the coding sequence ATGAAAGTAGCATTTGTAGACACTGTACATGAAGCTTTGTGGAATGGATTAACGGATAACGGTTTTGACTGTTATGATTGCACACAGACTTCAATTGATGAGATTATTTCCAAAGCATTTGATTTTGAAGGAATAGTTGTTCGTTCTAGATTTCCAATGAATGCTGAATTTCTGGACCATTTTGGTGAATTGAAATTTATAGCTAGATCCGGAGCAGGAATGGAGAACATTGACCTGGAGTATTGTGAGCGTAGAAGTATTCAACTTTTTAATGCTCCTGAGGGAAATAGAAATGCTGTAGCAGAACACGCTTTGGGCATGTTATTGTGCATGTTTAATAAAATTCATACTGCTGATAGAGAGGTTCGTTCAGGAATATGGGACCGTGAGGGCAATAGGGGAGTAGAGTTGGATGGAAAGAAAGTAGGGATTATTGGATATGGTAATAATGGAGCGGCCTTTGCAAAAAAGTTAAAAGGATTTGATGTAGAAGTTTTAGCATACGACAAGTACAAGACCGGATTTGAAAATGATCATGTAAAAGAAGTGAGCATGGATGAGTTGATGTATATGTCAGATGTTGTTAGTTTGCACATTCCTCAAAATGAAGAGACTTTAGCATTGATAGATGCTACCTTTATCAAGAAAATGAAAAAGCCTTTTTACCTGATTAATTTATCAAGGGGAAAGATTGTCAAAACTGCAGATTTACTCTTGGGGATTAATGATGGTAAAGTTCTCGGAGCTTGTTTGGATGTATTAGAATATGAAAAGTCATCTTTTGAAAATATGTTCGAAAATGAAAATATGAGCGATAGTTTTAAGGCGTTATTGAATTCAGAGAAAGTACTTCTGAGTCCACATGTTGGAGGATGGACTGTTGAGTCATATCAGAAGTTAAGCGAAGTGCTTTTAGCTAAAATTTTGGCTCATTATAAGGATGAACTACATTAA